In the genome of Dermacentor andersoni chromosome 3, qqDerAnde1_hic_scaffold, whole genome shotgun sequence, one region contains:
- the LOC126543388 gene encoding uncharacterized protein, with the protein MLAKAAVVLILLQTAACQRPEDNKKPKSHQWKNFLRDWHILMNHVFTPEEEESLLRCCAPSKTKALEACIHEAGLTFVQYKQIKRAVRKWRSSQNKNGRSSPEVEEKDLSKIADSKTSLRELVEKARTLGKCVAEIK; encoded by the exons ATGCTCGCGAAGGCCGCCGTCGTGTTGATCCTTCTGCAAA CTGCTGCTTGTCAGAGACCCGAAGACAACAAGAAGCCAAAGTCGCATCAGTGGA aaaacttcctgcGTGACTGGCATATTCTGATGAATCATGTGTTCACACCGGAAGAAGAAGAAAGCCTGCTGAGATGTTGCGCGCCAA GTAAAACCAAGGCTCTAGAGGCGTGCATCCACGAAGCTGGACTGACTTTTGTACAATACAAGCAG ATCAAGAGAGCCGTCAGGAAATGGAGATCCAGTCAG AACAAAAATGGCCGTTCCAGTCCAGAAGTAGAAGAAAAGGACCTTTCGAAAATTGCG GATTCAAAAACTTCGCTGCGTGAACTAGTTGAGAAGGCCCGTACACTCGGA AAATGCGTCGCCGAAATTAAGTGA